The Triticum aestivum cultivar Chinese Spring chromosome 3A, IWGSC CS RefSeq v2.1, whole genome shotgun sequence genome includes a region encoding these proteins:
- the LOC123061742 gene encoding V-type proton ATPase subunit B 2 produces the protein MVVANGNVDMEEGTLEIGIEYRTVSGVAGPLVILDKVKGPKYQEIVNIRLGDGTTRRGQVLEVDGEKAVVQVFEGTSGIDNKYTTVQFTGEVLKTPVSLDMLGRIFNGSGKPIDNGPPILPEAYLDISGSSINPSERTYPEEMIQTGISTIDVMNSIARGQKIPLFSAAGLPHNEIAAQICRQAGLVKRKEKTDNILENAEEDNFAIVFAAMGVNMETAQFFKRDFEENGSMERVTLFLNLANDPTIERIITPRIALTTAEYLAYECGKHVLVILTDMSSYADALREVSAAREEVPGRRGYPGYMYTDLATIYERAGRIEGRKGSITQIPILTMPNDDITHPTPDLTGYITEGQIYIDRQLHNRQIYPPINVLPSLSRLMKSAIGEGMTRRDHSDVSNQLYANYAIGKDVQAMKAVVGEEALSSEDLLYLEFLDKFERKFVAQGAYDTRNIFQSLDLAWTLLRIFPRELLHRIPAKTLDQFYSRDASH, from the exons ATGGTTGTTGCAAACGGCAATGTCGACATGGAGGAAGGAACCCTTGAAATCGGGATTG AGTACAGGACAGTTTCTGGAGTTGCTGGTCCTCTTGTGATTCTTGACAAAGTGAAG GGTCCTAAATACCAAGAAATCGTCAACATACGATTGGGAGATGGCACAACTAGGCGTGGTCAGGTGCTTGAAGTTGATGGAGAGAAAGCTGTGGTTCAG GTTTTTGAGGGAACTTCTGGTATTGACAACAAATATACAACTGTGCAATTCACTGGTGAG GTTCTAAAAACTCCAGTATCACTGGATATGCTTGGCCGCATTTTCAATGGTTCTGGGAAACCTATAGATAATGGCCCACCAATTTTACCAGAGGCGTACCTGGATATTTCCG GAAGTTCTATCAATCCCAGCGAACGGACATACCCTGAAGAAATGATTCAGACTGGCATATCTACAATTGATGTGATGAATTCTATAGCTCGTGGTCAGAAGATACCTCTGTTCTCCGCTGCAGGTCTGCCACACAATGAAATTGCTGCTCAGATTTGTCGTCAGGCTGGGCTGGTAAAGCGTAAAGAGAAGACTGACAATATCTTGGAG AATGCCGAGGAAGACAATTTTGCTATTGTCTTTGCAGCTATGGGAGTAAACATGGAAACAGCACAATTTTTCAAGCGTGATTTTGAGGAGAATGGTTCGATGGAGAGAGTTACCTTATTTCTTAATCTG GCAAATGATCCAACCATCGAGCGTATTATTACTCCAAGAATTGCTCTCACAACAGCGGAGTACTTGGCATATGAGTGCGGGAAGCATGTTCTTGTCATCCTGACTGACATGAGTTCATATGCAGATGCACTTCGTGAA GTCTCTGCTGCTCGAGAGGAAGTGCCTGGAAGGCGTGGTTATCCTGGTTATATGTATACTGACTTGGCAACTATCTATGAGCGTGCTGGTCGTATAGAAGGAAGAAAAGGATCAATTACGCAGATACCTATTTTAACCATGCCTAATGATG ATATTACCCATCCAACTCCTGATCTTACTGGTTACATCACCGAGGGGCAGATCTACATTGACAGGCAGCTACATAATCGGCAG ATATATCCACCAATCAATGTCCTTCCCTCGCTTTCGCGGCTCATGAAG AGCGCTATTGGCGAAGGCATGACTCGCCGGGATCATTCTGATGTCTCAAACCAG CTATATGCCAATTACGCCATAGGCAAAGACGTGCAGGCGATGAAGGCAGTGGTTGGAGAGGAAGCACTGTCATCAGAGGACTTG CTCTACCTTGAGTTCCTCGACAAGTTTGAGCGGAAGTTTGTGGCTCAGGGAGCATATGACACACGAAACATCTTCCAGTCGCTTGACCTTGCCTGGACCTTACTCCGCATCTTCCCCCGTGAGCTGCTCCACCGTATACCGGCGAAGACCCTTGATCAGTTCTACAGTCGTGATGCCTCCCACTAA